In Halobaculum limi, one DNA window encodes the following:
- a CDS encoding geranylgeranylglycerol-phosphate geranylgeranyltransferase, whose translation MATGTLDGYLELARVGNAVAAGALTFVGAFVAGGLDAPAAVALAVTATVAATGAGNAVNDYFDRDIDAVNRPDRPIPSGRVSPRQAALFAAGLFAVATGAALSLPPLALGIAVANLLALLAYTQLFKGLPAVGNLVVAYLTGSTFLFGAAAVGPIAPPTWTLFGLAATATFAREVVKDVEDVAGDREEGLRTLPIVVGERPALALATGAMAAATLGSVAPYLGGTFGLAYLAVVVPADATMLGATAWGFRDPSTAQRWIKRGTFLAAAAFVAGRLGTVLT comes from the coding sequence ATGGCGACAGGCACGCTCGACGGCTACCTCGAACTCGCCCGCGTCGGCAACGCGGTCGCGGCGGGTGCGCTCACGTTCGTCGGGGCGTTCGTCGCCGGCGGCCTGGACGCACCGGCTGCCGTCGCGCTGGCGGTGACGGCCACCGTCGCGGCAACCGGCGCTGGGAACGCGGTCAACGACTACTTCGACCGCGACATCGACGCCGTGAACCGGCCGGATCGGCCGATCCCGAGTGGTCGCGTCTCCCCACGGCAGGCGGCGCTGTTCGCGGCTGGCCTCTTTGCCGTCGCGACGGGGGCGGCGCTGTCGCTCCCGCCGCTCGCGCTCGGAATCGCGGTGGCGAATCTCCTCGCGCTGCTCGCGTACACGCAACTGTTCAAGGGGCTGCCCGCGGTCGGCAACCTCGTCGTCGCGTATCTCACTGGGTCGACGTTCCTGTTCGGTGCGGCCGCGGTCGGCCCAATCGCGCCGCCGACGTGGACGCTGTTCGGCCTCGCGGCGACGGCGACGTTCGCCCGCGAGGTCGTGAAAGACGTCGAAGACGTCGCCGGCGACCGTGAGGAGGGCCTGCGGACGCTCCCCATCGTCGTCGGCGAACGCCCGGCGTTGGCGCTGGCGACGGGGGCGATGGCGGCAGCGACGCTTGGGAGCGTCGCCCCGTATCTGGGCGGGACGTTCGGCCTCGCGTACCTGGCGGTCGTGGTCCCGGCGGACGCGACGATGCTGGGTGCGACTGCGTGGGGCTTTCGCGACCCGTCGACGGCACAACGGTGGATCAAACGTGGGACGTTTCTCGCGGCGGCGGCGTTCGTCGCGGGGCGACTCGGGACGGTGTTGACGTGA
- a CDS encoding RAD55 family ATPase — MYNVEPLGSEIEPGSNILISGPPLSGKRDLALDVLAEGTRNGEGAIMVTTKDSADRLLSQYEKREAYESRPVAVVDTVSRQQGVNDVSDSERVKYTSSPVDMTGIGIKLSEFLEAFYKDRGIRQNRVMVHSLSTLLMYSDLQTVFRFLHVFTGRIQSVDGLGLYCIDSTAHDDQTMNTLKQLFDGIVETTEDGEPTVRLANA; from the coding sequence ATGTATAACGTCGAGCCACTCGGGTCGGAGATCGAACCCGGTTCGAACATCCTCATCTCCGGCCCGCCGCTGAGCGGGAAGCGCGACCTCGCACTCGACGTCCTCGCAGAAGGGACTCGAAACGGCGAGGGCGCGATTATGGTGACGACGAAAGACTCTGCCGACCGCCTCCTCTCACAGTACGAAAAGCGCGAAGCGTACGAGAGTCGCCCCGTCGCCGTCGTCGACACGGTCAGCCGACAGCAGGGCGTCAACGACGTCTCCGACAGCGAACGGGTCAAGTACACCTCCTCTCCGGTCGATATGACGGGTATCGGGATCAAACTCTCGGAGTTCCTCGAGGCGTTTTACAAGGACCGCGGCATCCGTCAGAACCGCGTGATGGTCCACTCGCTGTCCACGCTCCTGATGTACTCGGATCTGCAGACCGTCTTCCGATTCCTCCACGTGTTCACCGGACGGATTCAGAGCGTCGACGGCCTCGGCCTCTACTGTATCGACTCGACGGCCCACGACGACCAGACGATGAACACGCTCAAGCAGTTGTTCGATGGCATCGTCGAGACTACCGAAGACGGCGAACCAACCGTCCGATTGGCGAACGCCTGA
- a CDS encoding CoA-binding protein, with protein MPVSDDDGLRELLSMDPIAVVGCSSTPGKPAHDVPAYLQEHGYDIIPVNPYADEILGREAYDSLADVNEDVELVDVFRPSDEVAGIVDEVLARHDDRGDVRGVWLQLGISDDDAIARAEEAGLTATQDRCMKVEHGRLLE; from the coding sequence ATGCCTGTCAGCGACGACGACGGCCTGCGCGAACTGCTGTCGATGGACCCAATCGCGGTCGTCGGCTGTTCGAGTACGCCCGGAAAACCGGCCCACGACGTCCCCGCGTACCTCCAGGAGCACGGCTACGATATCATCCCGGTGAACCCCTACGCCGACGAGATACTCGGCCGCGAGGCGTACGACTCACTGGCGGACGTGAACGAAGACGTCGAACTCGTCGACGTGTTCCGCCCGAGCGACGAGGTCGCCGGCATCGTCGACGAGGTGCTGGCACGCCACGACGACCGCGGCGACGTGCGAGGCGTGTGGCTCCAACTCGGCATCAGCGACGACGACGCCATCGCCCGCGCGGAGGAGGCCGGTCTCACGGCGACTCAGGACCGCTGTATGAAAGTCGAACACGGTCGGCTGCTGGAGTGA
- a CDS encoding DUF5789 family protein, translating into MRLSETREAFANRLTFPTDRDTVVDRVGDVTLDSPNGESETVAAVLDRSDATEFASSTDLYLTVVGAVDEGFVGRKHYDDRGEQTGRRENQQSF; encoded by the coding sequence ATGCGACTCTCGGAGACGCGCGAGGCGTTCGCGAACAGACTGACGTTTCCGACCGACAGAGACACCGTTGTCGACCGCGTCGGAGACGTGACCCTCGATTCGCCAAACGGAGAGTCGGAGACAGTCGCGGCTGTCCTCGACCGCTCCGACGCCACGGAGTTCGCGTCGTCCACCGACCTCTACCTAACCGTCGTCGGTGCCGTCGACGAGGGGTTCGTCGGACGGAAACACTACGACGACCGCGGCGAGCAGACGGGACGCAGAGAGAACCAGCAGTCGTTTTGA
- the menD gene encoding 2-succinyl-5-enolpyruvyl-6-hydroxy-3-cyclohexene-1-carboxylic-acid synthase — MTAHAPNRNTLWGRAIADELAAAGVDAVCITPGSRSTPLTVAFDEHPDIHVFSHLDERSSAFFALGRARRTGKITPLVCTSGTAAANFHPAVMEAFQSRVPMVLLTADRPPELRDSGANQTVDQEKLYGDAVRWYKDLPEPEPTERKLRSLRTDLARAVSTAEGTPAGPVHLNVPFRKPLEPVPVEGDVPDDLSSLAAEGRDGAFVSTTAGHPMPDDRDLQRLARALSVDRGLIVAGPADPPGPDPQAVTALAHATEFPVLADPLSGLRFGSATRVAPVIGGYDGFLAGDATADWPDPEVVLRFGASPTSKLLRTYLADTEARQLLVDPAGEWREAEFSATDLVVADPSRLCGTLSRQVSGGGSSEWCERWETAEAAHWDAVADEDRFFEGRVLGDVAELAPEPSTVFVSNSMPVRDADRFAAPAAKGLTMLGNRGASGIDGIVSTALGAGSATTDDLTLVTGDLAYYHDMNGLLALGRCDVDATVVVVNNDGGGIFHMLPIEAFDPPFTGQFKTPHDLNFEATEDLYDLAFARVDGDDREQFRDLYRESVTNEGTQVIEVTSDAEASHRVREDLTSEIADRVADRVSDL, encoded by the coding sequence ATGACCGCCCACGCGCCGAACCGGAACACGCTGTGGGGTCGCGCCATCGCCGACGAACTCGCCGCGGCGGGCGTCGACGCCGTCTGCATCACCCCCGGATCCCGGTCGACGCCGCTGACCGTCGCGTTCGACGAACACCCCGACATCCACGTCTTCTCGCATCTCGACGAGCGCTCGTCTGCCTTCTTCGCACTCGGTCGGGCACGTCGCACCGGGAAGATAACGCCGCTGGTGTGTACCTCCGGCACCGCCGCCGCGAACTTCCACCCCGCCGTGATGGAGGCGTTCCAGTCGCGCGTCCCGATGGTGTTACTCACCGCAGACCGCCCGCCGGAACTGCGCGACTCCGGCGCGAACCAGACCGTCGACCAGGAGAAACTGTACGGCGACGCCGTCCGCTGGTACAAGGACCTCCCCGAACCCGAACCGACCGAGCGGAAACTCCGCTCGCTCAGGACCGACCTCGCTCGCGCGGTGTCGACAGCGGAGGGGACGCCCGCCGGCCCGGTCCACCTCAACGTCCCGTTCCGCAAGCCGCTGGAACCCGTGCCCGTCGAGGGCGACGTGCCGGACGACCTCTCGTCGCTCGCGGCGGAGGGTCGCGACGGCGCGTTCGTCTCGACGACCGCCGGCCACCCGATGCCCGACGACCGCGACCTCCAGCGACTCGCGCGCGCGCTCTCGGTCGACCGCGGACTCATCGTCGCCGGGCCCGCCGACCCGCCGGGACCGGACCCGCAGGCGGTGACGGCGCTGGCACACGCGACGGAGTTCCCCGTGCTCGCGGACCCGCTCTCTGGACTCCGTTTCGGGTCGGCCACCCGCGTCGCGCCCGTCATCGGCGGCTACGACGGGTTCCTCGCGGGCGACGCGACGGCCGACTGGCCCGACCCCGAGGTCGTCTTGCGCTTCGGTGCGTCGCCGACCTCGAAGCTACTTCGCACGTACCTCGCGGACACCGAGGCGCGACAGTTGCTCGTCGACCCCGCGGGCGAGTGGCGAGAGGCGGAGTTCTCCGCGACGGACCTCGTGGTCGCCGACCCCTCGCGACTGTGCGGGACGCTGTCCCGCCAGGTGAGCGGCGGCGGGTCGAGTGAGTGGTGCGAGCGCTGGGAGACCGCGGAAGCCGCCCACTGGGATGCCGTCGCCGACGAGGACCGCTTCTTCGAGGGACGCGTCCTTGGGGACGTGGCAGAACTCGCCCCAGAGCCGTCGACGGTGTTCGTCTCCAACTCGATGCCCGTTCGCGACGCCGACCGCTTCGCCGCGCCCGCCGCCAAGGGACTGACGATGCTCGGCAACCGCGGCGCGTCGGGTATCGACGGCATTGTCTCGACGGCACTGGGTGCGGGGTCGGCGACGACGGACGACCTGACGCTCGTGACCGGCGACCTGGCGTACTACCACGACATGAACGGCCTCCTCGCGCTTGGGCGGTGTGACGTGGACGCGACGGTCGTCGTCGTCAACAACGACGGCGGCGGCATCTTCCACATGCTCCCCATCGAGGCGTTCGACCCGCCGTTCACGGGGCAGTTCAAGACGCCGCACGACTTGAACTTCGAGGCGACCGAGGATCTGTACGATCTGGCGTTCGCCCGCGTCGACGGCGACGACCGCGAGCAGTTCCGTGACCTGTACCGCGAGAGCGTCACGAACGAGGGAACGCAGGTCATCGAGGTGACCAGCGACGCGGAGGCGAGCCACCGCGTCCGAGAGGACCTGACCAGCGAGATAGCCGACCGCGTCGCCGACCGGGTCTCGGATCTGTAG
- a CDS encoding 1,4-dihydroxy-2-naphthoyl-CoA synthase, producing the protein MSDTDDTGDAVSDIFDPDLWESVDGSDEFDDITYHRAVDSPTVRIAFDRPEKRNAFRPGTVDELYAALDHARKRADIGCVLLTGNGPSPKDGGWAFCSGGDQSVRGESGYEYRDDDEADESDDELVREAKAGRLHILEVQRLIRFMPKPVVAVVPGWAVGGGHSLHVVCDLTLASDEHAKFLQTDPDVASFDGGFGSAYLAKQVGQKKAREVFFRGKTYSAEEAVDMGMANEAIPHEELEDVALEWADEMTSKSPTAMRMLKFAFNMTDDGMVGQQVFAGEATRLAYMTPEAQEGRDAFLEGREQDFSQFPWHY; encoded by the coding sequence ATGAGCGACACCGACGACACCGGCGACGCAGTCTCCGACATCTTCGACCCGGACCTGTGGGAATCAGTCGACGGCAGCGACGAGTTCGACGACATCACCTACCACCGTGCGGTCGACTCCCCGACCGTCCGCATCGCGTTCGACCGCCCAGAGAAGCGCAACGCCTTCCGGCCGGGGACGGTCGACGAACTGTACGCCGCCCTCGACCACGCACGCAAGCGCGCCGACATCGGCTGTGTCCTCCTCACGGGGAACGGTCCCTCGCCGAAAGACGGCGGGTGGGCGTTCTGCTCGGGTGGCGACCAGTCCGTCCGCGGCGAGTCGGGCTACGAGTACCGCGACGACGACGAAGCGGACGAGTCCGACGACGAACTCGTGCGCGAGGCGAAAGCCGGTCGCCTCCACATCCTCGAAGTCCAGCGCCTCATCCGCTTTATGCCAAAGCCCGTCGTCGCCGTCGTGCCCGGATGGGCGGTCGGCGGCGGTCACTCCCTGCACGTCGTCTGTGACCTCACGCTCGCCAGCGACGAACACGCGAAGTTCCTCCAGACGGATCCCGACGTGGCGAGTTTCGACGGCGGCTTCGGCTCCGCGTACCTCGCGAAACAGGTCGGCCAGAAGAAGGCGCGAGAGGTGTTCTTCCGCGGAAAGACGTACTCCGCGGAGGAGGCGGTCGATATGGGAATGGCGAACGAAGCCATCCCGCACGAGGAACTGGAGGACGTGGCGCTGGAGTGGGCCGACGAGATGACGAGCAAGTCACCGACGGCGATGCGGATGCTCAAATTTGCGTTCAATATGACCGACGACGGGATGGTCGGCCAGCAGGTGTTCGCGGGCGAGGCGACCAGACTCGCGTATATGACTCCCGAAGCGCAGGAGGGACGGGACGCGTTCTTGGAGGGGCGCGAACAGGACTTCAGTCAGTTCCCCTGGCACTACTAA
- a CDS encoding YgaP family membrane protein, which yields MSTADRVVRGVAGIWLLAMSVGALLDRRKVLAAITGISGFGLLSNSLTGHCGGNAVLGIDTSAGEN from the coding sequence ATGTCGACGGCTGACCGGGTCGTTCGAGGTGTCGCAGGCATTTGGTTGCTCGCGATGAGTGTTGGCGCGTTACTTGACCGAAGAAAAGTCCTCGCCGCGATCACGGGTATCTCGGGATTTGGATTGCTGTCGAACTCGTTGACTGGCCACTGTGGTGGGAACGCAGTGCTCGGAATCGATACCTCCGCAGGTGAAAACTGA
- a CDS encoding 1,4-dihydroxy-2-naphthoate polyprenyltransferase: protein MSTETSQADISRREAWVIAARPQTLPAALAPVLVGTGLAFRDDVFALLPALVALIGAALIQIGTNFANDYYDAEKGADTADREGFTRVTAGGLIDPAEVKRAMWLTFLAAIVVGAYLVAVAGLPIMIVGLVSVTMGVAYTGGPYPLAYHGLGDVFVFLFFGVVAVTGTYYVQAAAVLGVDFLTLVPRAELVPLAALVASLPVAAISTNILVVNNLRDREEDVETGKNTLTVRFGYGFSRAQFVFLVGMAYTVPVVFWTATGDLTSLLPLATLPLAVPLTKTVLTETAGEALNPALERTGKLLAAFAALFALGLAL from the coding sequence ATGAGTACGGAGACGAGTCAGGCGGACATCTCCAGACGGGAGGCGTGGGTCATCGCTGCCCGCCCGCAGACGCTTCCGGCGGCGCTCGCGCCGGTGCTCGTCGGGACCGGACTGGCGTTTCGCGACGATGTGTTCGCCCTCCTTCCGGCGCTGGTCGCCCTCATCGGCGCGGCGCTGATCCAGATCGGGACGAACTTCGCGAACGACTACTACGACGCCGAGAAGGGCGCAGATACCGCAGATCGGGAGGGGTTCACCCGCGTCACCGCGGGCGGCCTCATCGACCCTGCGGAGGTGAAGCGAGCGATGTGGCTCACCTTCCTCGCGGCCATCGTCGTCGGTGCGTACTTAGTCGCCGTCGCCGGCCTCCCCATTATGATCGTCGGCCTCGTCTCGGTGACGATGGGCGTCGCCTACACCGGTGGGCCGTACCCGCTCGCGTACCACGGCCTCGGCGACGTGTTCGTGTTCCTCTTTTTCGGCGTCGTCGCTGTCACGGGCACCTACTACGTGCAGGCGGCGGCCGTCCTCGGCGTCGATTTTCTCACCCTCGTCCCGCGTGCGGAACTCGTCCCCCTCGCGGCCCTCGTCGCCTCCCTTCCCGTCGCCGCCATCTCGACGAACATCCTCGTCGTCAACAATCTCCGCGACCGCGAGGAGGACGTGGAGACGGGCAAGAACACGCTCACCGTCCGCTTCGGCTACGGCTTCTCGCGGGCGCAGTTCGTCTTCCTAGTGGGGATGGCGTACACGGTTCCGGTCGTCTTCTGGACCGCGACCGGCGATCTGACTTCGTTGCTCCCGCTGGCGACGCTCCCGCTGGCTGTGCCGCTGACGAAGACTGTCCTCACAGAGACCGCAGGTGAGGCGCTCAATCCCGCGTTGGAACGCACTGGGAAACTGCTCGCGGCGTTCGCGGCGTTGTTCGCGCTGGGACTGGCGCTGTAA